One Pieris napi chromosome W, ilPieNapi1.2, whole genome shotgun sequence DNA segment encodes these proteins:
- the LOC125062078 gene encoding uncharacterized protein K02A2.6-like, which yields MTASRLQRWAIKLSAYTYTIEYIPSKQNGADGLSRWPAASAVDKQTRQVPEQTFLHFAQNAVLLDYNEIKKQTGRDHLLGRIIRYIRTEWPTDCEIKTLQPYYNRKQELYEELGCILWGHRVVIPESCREKVLTVLHEAHMGIVKTKAFARSYVWWPGMDEAIEAMCRGCGVCAAEADMPPRHAPCPWPWPDKPWSRIHMDFLGPIAGKLFLVIVDARSKWIEVSQVPSTAAGYTVKVLSDVFARYGLPKQIVSDNGPPYTSQEFAQFLNSNGIEHIFSAPYHPASNGAAENAVRTVKRVIKKAIRENKDVTLSLNSYLLYYRNTEHCTTGETPAVLMVGRRLRTKLDALTPSRNDAVKKAQSRQRDQGPKGTRQLGKGEEVWLRQGGGRERWVPGTVEERIGITDYRIVDALGRVTHKHIDQLKRRIRSSLIGPSIPTQPSGHDEAPTAEPGEPSPSNRSRGDSSRTPETPVTPMTPATVSVSPNSGGQDEFFESREHQSPGTFQASTPTPEPVHKF from the exons GGGTTGTCACGTTGGCCCGCGGCGAGCGCAGTAGACAAACAAACAAGGCAGGTACCGGAGCAAACTTTTTTGCATTTCGCACAAAACGCTgttttattagattataatgaaattaaaaaacaaactgGTCGGGACCACTTGTTAGGCAGAATAATAAGGTATATACGTACGGAGTGGCCAACTGATTGTGAAATCAAGACATTACAACCTTATTATAATCGTAAGCAGGAATTATATGAGGAACTGGGGTGCATCTTATGGGGACATAGGGTGGTAATTCCGGAGTCTTGTAGGGAAAAGGTACTTACAGTGTTACATGAGGCTCATATGGGGATCGTAAAAACCAAAGCTTTTGCGAGAAGCTATGTGTGGTGGCCAGGGATGGACGAGGCCATAGAAGCTATGTGCCGGGGGTGCGGGGTATGCGCAGCGGAGGCGGATATGCCACCGCGACATGCGCCGTGTCCTTGGCCATGGCCGGATAAGCCTTGGTCACGTATACACATGGACTTTTTAGGACCGATAGCAGGGAAACTTTTCCTCGTCATAGTAGATGCCAGAAGTAAGTGGATTGAGGTTAGCCAAGTGCCAAGTACAGCAGCGGGTTATACGGTTAAAGTACTTAGTGACGTCTTCGCAAGATACGGTTTGCCTAAACAAATCGTCTCTGACAATGGGCCACCATATACAAGTCAGGAATTtgcacaatttttaaatagtaacgGTATCGAGCACATTTTTTCAGCGCCATACCACCCGGCATCGAATGGGGCGGCAGAGAATGCAGTTCGTACTGTTAAAAGGGTAATTAAAAAAGCCATAAGAGAGAACAAAGACGTTACATTATcgttaaatagttatttactatattatagGAACACGGAACATTGCACGACGGGCGAAACGCCAGCAGTGTTGATGGTAGGTCGTAGGCTGCGTACCAAGCTCGATGCACTTACACCGAGCCGGAATGACGCGGTTAAAAAGGCACAAAGTCGCCAAAGGGACCAGGGGCCGAAGGGGACACGTCAGCTAGGCAAGGGGGAAGAGGTTTGGTTACGTCAAGGCGGGGGAAGAGAAAGATGGGTGCCGGGAACAGTAGAGGAAAGGATAGGTATTACGGATTATAGAATAGTAGATGCTTTAGGCAGGGTAACACATAAACACATCGATCAACTAAAGAGACGGATACGGAGTTCATTGATCGGCCCTTCTATTCCGACACAGCCAAGTGGGCACGATGAAGCGCCAACCGCGGAGCCTGGAGAACCCAGTCCAAGCAATAGGTCAAGGGGCGATTCATCGAGAACCCCCGAGACGCCAGTGACGCCGATGACGCCCGCGACAGTTTCCGTTTCTCCTAACAGCGGTGGGCAGGATGAATTCTTTGAGAGTAGGGAGCACCAGAGCCCGGGTACCTTTCAGGCTTCAACACCTACCCCTGAACCGGTTC ataagttttga